Proteins encoded by one window of Massilia sp. NR 4-1:
- the rpe gene encoding ribulose-phosphate 3-epimerase: protein MTTFRIAPSILSADFARLGEEVRNVVAAGADIIHFDVMDNHYVPNLTVGPLVCQAIRPHVQVPIDVHLMVKPVDRIIPDFAKAGANIITFHPEASDHIDRTLQLIRDNGCKAGLVFNPATPLHHLEHVMDKIDMILIMSVNPGFGGQSFIPQALKKIAQARQMINESGRDILLEVDGGIKVDNIAAAAAAGADTFVAGSAIFGQPDYKAVIDAMRAQLATV from the coding sequence ATGACTACTTTCCGCATCGCTCCCAGCATTCTGTCCGCCGACTTCGCCCGCCTGGGCGAGGAAGTGCGCAATGTCGTCGCCGCCGGCGCCGACATCATCCACTTCGACGTGATGGACAACCACTATGTGCCCAACCTGACGGTCGGCCCACTGGTGTGCCAGGCCATCCGTCCGCACGTGCAGGTGCCGATCGATGTGCATCTGATGGTCAAGCCGGTCGACCGCATCATTCCCGACTTCGCCAAGGCAGGCGCCAACATCATCACCTTCCACCCGGAAGCTTCGGACCATATCGACCGCACCCTGCAGCTGATCCGCGACAACGGCTGCAAGGCTGGCCTGGTGTTCAACCCGGCCACGCCGCTGCACCATCTGGAGCATGTGATGGACAAGATCGACATGATCCTGATCATGTCGGTCAATCCCGGCTTCGGCGGCCAGTCCTTCATCCCGCAGGCACTGAAGAAGATCGCCCAGGCGCGCCAGATGATCAATGAGTCCGGCCGCGACATCCTGCTGGAAGTGGACGGCGGCATCAAGGTCGACAACATCGCCGCCGCCGCGGCAGCGGGCGCCGACACCTTCGTCGCCGGTTCCGCCATCTTCGGCCAGCCGGACTACAAGGCCGTGATCGACGCCATGCGCGCCCAGCTGGCGACGGTGTAA
- a CDS encoding phosphoglycolate phosphatase, translated as MTAASVLRGVRAAIIDLDGTMLDTVPDFHVAINRMRADLDLAPISAERIQIMVGKGSENLIRSVLALDHAADGVERHFPAAMDAYQRHYLDINGNHSTLYPDVMAGLQAFKDAGLRLACVTNKPIAFARPLLAQKGLDGYFEIVYGGDSLPKKKPDPLPLLQVCRDFGLEPAQVVAIGDSSNDAEAARAAGCPVLTVPYGYNHGECIHKINSDGIVASLLQAAQLISLQNPIAN; from the coding sequence ATGACGGCGGCGTCTGTTCTTCGCGGCGTGCGCGCCGCCATCATCGATCTGGATGGCACGATGCTCGACACCGTGCCGGACTTCCACGTCGCCATCAACCGCATGCGCGCCGATCTGGACCTGGCGCCCATCAGCGCCGAGCGCATTCAAATCATGGTCGGCAAGGGTTCGGAAAATCTGATCCGCAGCGTGCTCGCGCTGGACCACGCGGCCGATGGCGTGGAGCGCCATTTCCCCGCCGCGATGGACGCCTATCAGCGCCACTACCTCGACATCAACGGCAATCACAGCACCTTGTATCCGGATGTGATGGCCGGCCTGCAGGCATTCAAGGATGCGGGATTGCGCCTGGCCTGCGTCACCAACAAGCCGATCGCCTTTGCGCGCCCGCTGCTGGCGCAAAAAGGATTGGATGGCTATTTCGAGATTGTGTATGGCGGCGACTCGCTGCCGAAGAAGAAACCGGACCCGCTGCCGCTGCTGCAGGTATGCCGCGATTTCGGGCTGGAACCGGCGCAGGTGGTGGCCATCGGCGACTCCTCCAACGACGCCGAAGCCGCGCGCGCGGCCGGCTGTCCAGTGCTCACCGTGCCATATGGATATAACCACGGAGAGTGTATACACAAAATCAATTCTGATGGTATAGTTGCCTCGCTGCTCCAAGCGGCCCAATTAATTAGCTTGCAAAACCCAATCGCAAACTGA
- the trpE gene encoding anthranilate synthase component I, with product MTELEFKSLAKEGYNRIPLIAEAFADLETPLTLYLKLAQIQNNGKNTFLLESVVGGERFGRYSFIGLPASTLLRTTGSRTEVVKHGEVIETHEGNPLEFIESFQARFKVALRPGMPRFCGGLAGYFGYDTVRHIEKKLAHTQPKDDLGLPDIQLMVTEELAVIDNLSGKLYLIVYADTTQPESFSKARQRLKDLRALLRRGVDTPLTSASVRTEIIRDFKKEDYLAAVAKAHEYVMAGDLMQVQIGQRIRKPYVDSPLSLYRALRSLNPSPYMYFYNFGDMQIVGASPEILVRNETLPDGEKKVTLRPIAGTRPRGATPERDAELAEELLADPKEIAEHVMLIDLARNDLGRISDIGTVKVTDRLVIEKYSHVQHIVSNVEGKLKAGMSNLDVLRATFPAGTLTGAPKVRAMEVIDELEISKRGIYGGACGYLSFGGEMDVAIAIRTGVIKNGMLHVQAAAGIVADSIPEMEWQETENKARAVLRAAEQVQDGLDGGF from the coding sequence ATGACCGAACTCGAATTCAAATCGCTGGCCAAGGAAGGCTATAACCGTATTCCCCTGATCGCGGAAGCTTTCGCCGATCTCGAAACGCCCCTGACGCTGTACCTCAAGCTGGCCCAGATCCAGAACAACGGCAAGAACACCTTCCTACTAGAATCGGTAGTGGGCGGCGAACGCTTCGGCCGTTACTCCTTCATCGGCCTGCCTGCCAGCACGCTGCTGCGCACCACCGGCAGCCGCACCGAAGTCGTCAAACACGGCGAAGTGATCGAGACGCATGAGGGCAATCCGCTCGAATTCATCGAGTCCTTCCAGGCCCGCTTCAAGGTCGCCCTGCGTCCCGGCATGCCGCGCTTCTGCGGCGGCCTGGCCGGCTACTTCGGCTACGACACCGTGCGCCATATCGAGAAGAAGCTGGCGCATACGCAGCCGAAGGACGATCTGGGCCTGCCCGACATCCAGCTGATGGTGACGGAAGAGCTGGCGGTGATCGACAACCTGTCCGGCAAACTGTATCTGATCGTGTATGCCGACACGACGCAGCCGGAGTCCTTCTCCAAAGCGCGCCAGCGCCTGAAAGACTTGCGCGCCCTGCTGCGGCGCGGCGTCGATACGCCGCTCACCTCGGCCTCGGTGCGCACGGAAATCATCCGCGACTTCAAGAAGGAAGACTATCTGGCCGCTGTCGCCAAGGCCCACGAATATGTGATGGCCGGCGACCTGATGCAGGTGCAGATCGGCCAGCGCATCCGCAAGCCTTATGTCGATTCGCCACTGAGCCTGTACCGCGCATTGCGCTCGCTGAATCCTTCGCCGTATATGTACTTCTACAATTTCGGCGATATGCAGATCGTGGGCGCATCGCCGGAGATCCTGGTGCGCAACGAGACCCTGCCGGACGGCGAGAAGAAAGTCACGCTGCGCCCGATCGCCGGCACCCGCCCGCGCGGCGCCACGCCAGAGCGCGATGCCGAGCTGGCCGAAGAGCTGCTGGCCGATCCGAAGGAAATCGCCGAACACGTGATGCTGATCGACCTGGCGCGCAATGACCTGGGCCGCATCTCCGACATCGGCACGGTGAAGGTCACCGACCGCCTGGTGATCGAAAAATATTCGCATGTACAGCACATCGTCTCGAATGTGGAAGGCAAGCTGAAAGCGGGCATGTCCAACCTGGACGTGCTGCGTGCCACCTTCCCGGCCGGCACCCTGACCGGCGCGCCGAAAGTGCGCGCCATGGAAGTGATCGACGAGCTGGAAATTTCCAAACGCGGCATCTACGGCGGCGCCTGCGGCTATCTCTCCTTTGGCGGCGAGATGGACGTGGCCATCGCCATCCGCACCGGCGTGATCAAGAACGGCATGCTGCATGTGCAGGCCGCCGCCGGCATCGTGGCCGACTCAATACCGGAGATGGAATGGCAGGAAACCGAAAATAAGGCGCGCGCAGTGCTGCGCGCCGCCGAACAAGTGCAAGATGGCCTGGATGGGGGGTTCTAA
- a CDS encoding aminodeoxychorismate/anthranilate synthase component II, with the protein MLLMIDNYDSFTYNIVQYFGELGEDVRTFRNDEITIAEIEALNPDRICISPGPKAPAQAGISIEVLKHFAGKKPILGVCLGHQAIGEAFGGNVIRAKQVMHGKTSFIAHTGVGVFKNLPSPFTVIRYHSLAIERASLPSCLEVTAWTDDGEIMGVRHKEFDIEGVQFHPESILSEHGHALLKNFLER; encoded by the coding sequence ATGCTGCTGATGATCGACAACTACGACTCCTTCACCTATAACATCGTGCAGTATTTCGGCGAACTGGGCGAAGACGTGCGCACCTTCCGCAACGATGAAATCACCATCGCGGAAATCGAAGCGCTCAATCCCGACCGCATCTGCATTTCGCCCGGCCCGAAAGCGCCGGCGCAGGCGGGCATTTCCATCGAGGTGCTCAAGCACTTCGCGGGCAAGAAACCTATCCTCGGCGTTTGCCTGGGCCACCAAGCCATCGGCGAAGCCTTTGGCGGAAACGTCATCCGCGCCAAGCAGGTCATGCATGGCAAAACTTCCTTCATCGCGCATACGGGCGTTGGCGTATTCAAAAACCTGCCAAGCCCCTTCACAGTCATCCGCTACCACTCGCTGGCTATCGAACGTGCCTCGCTGCCGTCCTGCCTGGAAGTGACGGCATGGACCGACGACGGCGAAATCATGGGCGTGCGCCATAAGGAATTCGACATCGAGGGCGTGCAGTTCCACCCCGAGTCGATCCTGTCGGAACACGGCCACGCGCTGCTGAAGAACTTCCTCGAACGCTGA
- the trpD gene encoding anthranilate phosphoribosyltransferase: MPITHQEALLRCIEHREIFHDEMLHLFRQIMSGEMSPAMIAALTMGLRVKKETIGEITAAAQVMREFSTKVPMADATNLLDIVGTGGDGAHTFNISTAAMFVAASAGARVAKHGGRSVSSASGSADLIESLGANIDLKPEQIAQSIAQSGIGFMFAPNHHAAMKHAAPVRRELGVRTIFNILGPLTNPAGAPNILMGVFHQDLVGIQVRVLQRLGAQHAIVVYGRDNMDEVSLGAGTLVGELVNGEIREYEIHPEDFGLQMTASRNLKVANASESKTKVLEALQGVPGPASDIVALNAGTALYAAGVASSIEDGLQRARHAVSSGAAMAKLKQFVEVTQALGAGS; the protein is encoded by the coding sequence ATGCCAATTACCCATCAAGAAGCCCTGCTGCGCTGTATCGAACACCGCGAAATCTTCCACGACGAGATGCTGCATCTGTTCCGCCAGATCATGTCCGGCGAAATGTCGCCCGCGATGATCGCCGCCCTGACCATGGGCCTGCGCGTGAAGAAGGAAACCATCGGTGAAATCACCGCCGCCGCGCAAGTCATGCGCGAGTTCTCGACCAAGGTACCGATGGCCGACGCCACCAACCTGCTCGACATCGTCGGCACGGGCGGCGACGGCGCGCACACTTTCAATATCTCGACCGCCGCCATGTTCGTGGCCGCCTCCGCCGGCGCGCGCGTGGCCAAGCACGGTGGCCGCAGCGTCTCCTCCGCCTCCGGCAGCGCCGACCTGATCGAATCGCTGGGCGCGAATATCGATCTCAAGCCGGAACAGATCGCGCAGTCGATTGCCCAGAGCGGCATCGGCTTCATGTTCGCGCCGAACCACCACGCGGCCATGAAACACGCCGCGCCGGTGCGGCGCGAGCTGGGCGTGCGCACCATCTTCAATATCCTTGGACCACTGACCAATCCGGCCGGCGCGCCGAATATCCTGATGGGCGTGTTCCACCAGGATCTGGTCGGCATCCAGGTGCGCGTGCTGCAGCGCCTGGGCGCGCAGCACGCCATCGTGGTGTATGGCCGCGACAATATGGATGAAGTATCGCTGGGCGCGGGCACCCTGGTGGGCGAGCTGGTGAACGGCGAAATCCGCGAATATGAAATCCATCCGGAGGACTTCGGCCTGCAGATGACGGCCAGCCGCAACCTGAAGGTGGCCAATGCGTCGGAATCGAAAACCAAGGTGCTGGAAGCGCTGCAAGGCGTGCCGGGACCGGCCAGCGATATCGTGGCGCTCAACGCCGGCACGGCCCTGTATGCGGCCGGCGTTGCCAGCTCGATCGAAGACGGCTTGCAGCGCGCGCGCCACGCCGTGTCCTCCGGCGCGGCGATGGCGAAGCTGAAGCAGTTTGTGGAAGTGACGCAGGCGCTGGGCGCCGGCAGTTAA
- a CDS encoding LysE family translocator, with protein MFGIHDLTLFIISGLLLNIMPGPDSLLIMARSATQGWRAGCAAALGIGTGTMVHVLAAAVGLSALLATSAAAFNAVKWVGAAYIVYCGIGMLRARLKNDSDAAQQQAQAAANTARPLPYGRIFAQGFLTNVLNPKVALFFLAFVPQFIDAGAPNKALAFVILGCIFNFNGMLWCNGLAVFTAFASARLKVKPLVALWLNRVTGGLFLALGARLALSEQH; from the coding sequence ATGTTCGGCATCCACGACCTGACGCTGTTCATCATTTCCGGCCTGCTGCTGAATATCATGCCGGGGCCGGATTCGCTGCTCATCATGGCGCGCAGCGCGACCCAGGGCTGGCGCGCGGGCTGCGCGGCGGCCTTGGGCATCGGCACGGGCACCATGGTGCATGTACTGGCTGCGGCGGTGGGCCTGTCCGCACTGCTGGCAACATCGGCCGCCGCTTTCAATGCGGTGAAATGGGTGGGTGCCGCTTACATCGTGTACTGCGGCATCGGCATGCTGCGCGCGCGGCTGAAGAACGACTCGGACGCGGCGCAACAGCAGGCGCAGGCGGCAGCCAACACCGCGCGTCCCCTGCCCTATGGCCGCATCTTCGCCCAGGGCTTTCTGACCAATGTGCTGAATCCGAAAGTGGCGCTGTTTTTCCTCGCCTTCGTGCCGCAGTTTATCGATGCCGGTGCGCCCAACAAGGCGCTGGCTTTTGTGATCCTGGGCTGCATCTTCAACTTCAACGGCATGTTGTGGTGTAACGGCCTGGCCGTGTTCACCGCCTTTGCCAGCGCCCGTCTGAAAGTCAAACCTCTGGTGGCCTTGTGGCTGAACCGCGTGACCGGCGGCCTTTTCCTCGCACTGGGTGCGCGCCTGGCCCTGTCCGAACAACATTGA
- the trpC gene encoding indole-3-glycerol phosphate synthase TrpC, translating into MSDILNKILAVKADEVAAAKKQRSLESLRREVETDKEARAAIRGFEASLRKRIDAGAAGVIAEVKKASPSKGVLRADFRPADIAASYAGNGAACLSVLTDEQFFQGATEYLQQARAACAIPVLRKDFMVDMYQIYEARAMGADCILLIVAALDHGLMAEMEACSHELGMDVLIESHDGDELAAALKLNSRLIGINNRNLRTFETSLDTTLGLLPRIPKERLVITESGILNGDDVKRMRDADVHSFLVGEAFMRAADPGAELSRLFA; encoded by the coding sequence ATGTCCGACATCCTGAACAAAATCCTGGCCGTGAAGGCCGACGAGGTGGCTGCGGCCAAAAAGCAGCGCAGCCTGGAAAGCCTGCGCCGCGAAGTGGAAACCGACAAGGAGGCGCGCGCCGCCATCCGCGGTTTTGAAGCAAGCCTGCGCAAGCGGATCGATGCCGGCGCGGCCGGCGTGATCGCCGAAGTGAAGAAGGCCTCGCCCTCGAAAGGCGTGCTGCGCGCCGACTTCCGTCCGGCCGACATCGCGGCCAGCTATGCGGGCAATGGGGCGGCCTGCCTGTCGGTGCTGACCGACGAGCAGTTCTTCCAAGGCGCCACCGAGTATCTGCAACAGGCGCGCGCCGCCTGCGCCATTCCCGTGCTGCGCAAGGACTTCATGGTCGATATGTACCAGATCTATGAGGCACGGGCCATGGGCGCGGACTGCATCCTGCTGATCGTGGCGGCGCTGGACCATGGCCTGATGGCCGAAATGGAAGCCTGCTCGCATGAACTGGGCATGGACGTGCTGATCGAATCGCACGACGGCGATGAACTGGCTGCCGCGCTCAAGCTGAACAGCCGCCTGATCGGCATCAACAACCGCAATCTGCGCACGTTCGAAACCTCGCTCGACACCACGCTCGGCCTGCTGCCGCGCATCCCAAAAGAGCGCCTGGTGATTACCGAGTCGGGCATCCTGAATGGCGACGATGTGAAGCGCATGCGCGACGCCGACGTGCACTCTTTCCTGGTGGGCGAAGCCTTCATGCGCGCCGCCGATCCGGGCGCGGAACTGAGCCGCCTGTTTGCCTGA
- a CDS encoding GGDEF domain-containing protein, which yields MIMTTLMCAVMSVVLYSVHRSAGREVQGLDQWAAGLLALAPSIWLYKLYGILPDPVIVPIANGVVLWGLGRAMLGTQMLLGRRPSWLLFHAGWAGGASLLCWFAAISSFPLRIAVFSAVAFAFYAVQIGAVLRHGARHFSSYFFTGLLLLQALPVLARGVMALTADLSTVDLQKGSALATVYLAVANMMSLLLAVGFLMMAMRRLQTVLERRSTHDPLTNVLNRRGFGACYDAQLALLRREGRPLALMHIDLDHFKKINDRHGHSTGDQVLVHAAGAIRYAVRECDYVARFGGEEFVVLLPDSTLKAAAGVAERIQNMLRELRGVHLPAYTASIGIACQYSSHESLDNLLARADAALYRAKANGRNRVELDDDPRSMEWCSVA from the coding sequence ATGATCATGACCACGCTGATGTGCGCGGTCATGAGCGTGGTGCTGTATTCCGTGCATCGCAGCGCAGGCCGCGAGGTGCAGGGCCTGGACCAGTGGGCGGCCGGCCTGCTGGCGCTGGCGCCCAGCATCTGGCTGTATAAGTTGTATGGCATCCTGCCCGATCCGGTGATCGTGCCGATCGCCAACGGCGTGGTGCTATGGGGACTGGGTCGTGCCATGCTCGGCACGCAGATGCTGCTGGGCCGCCGTCCTTCCTGGCTGCTGTTCCATGCCGGCTGGGCGGGCGGCGCATCGCTGCTCTGCTGGTTCGCCGCCATTTCCAGCTTCCCGTTGCGCATCGCCGTGTTCTCGGCCGTCGCCTTTGCCTTCTACGCGGTGCAGATCGGGGCCGTGCTGCGCCACGGCGCGCGCCATTTCTCCAGTTATTTTTTCACCGGCCTGCTGCTGCTGCAAGCCCTGCCGGTGCTGGCGCGCGGCGTGATGGCGCTGACCGCCGACCTGTCCACGGTGGATCTGCAAAAAGGCAGCGCCCTGGCCACCGTATATCTGGCCGTGGCGAATATGATGTCGCTGCTGCTGGCGGTGGGTTTTCTGATGATGGCGATGCGGCGCTTGCAGACGGTGCTGGAGCGCCGCTCCACCCATGATCCGCTGACCAATGTGCTGAACCGGCGCGGCTTCGGCGCTTGTTACGATGCGCAACTGGCCCTGCTGCGGCGCGAAGGCCGTCCGCTGGCGCTGATGCACATCGATCTCGATCACTTCAAGAAAATCAACGACCGTCATGGCCACTCGACCGGCGACCAGGTGCTGGTGCACGCGGCGGGCGCCATCCGCTACGCGGTGCGCGAATGCGATTATGTGGCGCGCTTCGGTGGCGAGGAATTCGTGGTGCTGCTGCCTGATTCGACGCTGAAGGCGGCGGCCGGGGTCGCCGAGCGTATCCAGAACATGTTGCGCGAACTGCGCGGCGTGCATCTGCCGGCATATACGGCCAGCATCGGCATCGCTTGCCAATATTCATCGCATGAGTCGCTGGACAATCTGCTGGCGCGGGCCGATGCGGCCCTCTATCGCGCCAAGGCGAACGGCAGGAACCGCGTCGAACTGGACGACGATCCCCGCTCGATGGAATGGTGCAGCGTGGCCTGA
- a CDS encoding M61 family metallopeptidase codes for MIKNTQKKTIQKKSGIAYTIVGKDLPAHLFQVTLTVDAPAAEGQILSLPAWIPGSYMIREFSRNIVQIRAESNGEAVALAKLDKHSWQAAPVKGKLVVHYEVYAWDLSVRAAHLDRSHGFFNGTSVFLRVLGQEEAEHVVDIQRPADEAARSWRVATALKELKAKRYGFGTYTAVNYDELIDSPVEMGDFALASFKAHGIPHDIVFTGRVPNLDLARLCADLKAICETQIAFFEPKAKKAPMDRYVFMTMVLGDGYGGLEHRASTALVCARADLPTTAQQNKEPSEGYMKFLGLCSHEYFHTWNVKRIKPAVFAPYDLQVENYTPLLWLFEGFTSYYDDLLLVRAGLMSEAAYYKLLGKTVNGVLRGAGRTKQSVADSSFDAWGKYYRQDENAPNAIVSYYTKGSLIGLALDLTIRAKSAGKRSLDDIMLALWQRYGRDFYQGGARGVTPAEVEALFDEISGMKLKPFFERYIRGTEDLPLAKLLAPFGVKYSDERKRSKPSLDVNIGRDGADCKLASVHEGGAAHRAGLSAGDLLVAVDGLRVTGSPANLEGLLARYKVGETVEVHAFRRDELMAFSVQLEGDRAPGVSIAVDETKKKGTGPKRPTAV; via the coding sequence ATGATCAAGAACACGCAAAAGAAGACCATCCAGAAAAAGTCAGGCATCGCCTACACCATCGTTGGCAAGGATCTGCCTGCCCATCTGTTCCAGGTTACGCTGACCGTCGATGCGCCGGCCGCCGAAGGCCAGATCCTGTCCCTGCCAGCCTGGATTCCCGGCAGCTACATGATCCGCGAATTCTCGCGCAATATCGTGCAGATCCGCGCCGAATCGAATGGCGAGGCCGTGGCACTGGCCAAGCTGGATAAGCATTCCTGGCAAGCCGCCCCGGTCAAGGGCAAGCTGGTGGTGCATTACGAAGTCTATGCCTGGGACCTCTCGGTGCGCGCCGCCCACCTCGATCGCAGCCACGGCTTCTTCAACGGCACCAGCGTCTTCCTGCGCGTGCTGGGCCAGGAAGAGGCGGAGCATGTGGTCGATATCCAGCGTCCCGCCGACGAAGCGGCGCGCAGCTGGCGCGTGGCGACCGCACTGAAAGAACTGAAGGCCAAGCGCTACGGCTTCGGCACCTATACCGCCGTCAATTACGATGAGCTGATCGACAGCCCGGTTGAAATGGGCGACTTCGCCCTGGCCAGCTTCAAGGCCCACGGTATCCCGCACGATATCGTGTTCACCGGCCGCGTGCCGAATCTCGACCTGGCCCGCCTGTGCGCCGACCTGAAAGCCATCTGCGAAACCCAGATCGCCTTCTTCGAGCCGAAAGCGAAGAAAGCACCGATGGACCGTTACGTCTTCATGACCATGGTCTTGGGCGACGGCTACGGCGGCCTGGAACACCGCGCCTCCACCGCCCTGGTCTGCGCCCGCGCCGACCTGCCCACCACTGCCCAGCAGAACAAGGAACCGAGCGAGGGCTATATGAAGTTCCTCGGCCTGTGCAGCCATGAGTACTTCCACACCTGGAACGTCAAGCGCATCAAGCCCGCCGTGTTCGCGCCTTACGATCTGCAGGTCGAGAACTACACTCCGCTGCTGTGGCTCTTCGAAGGCTTCACCAGCTATTACGACGACCTGCTGCTGGTGCGCGCTGGCCTGATGAGCGAAGCCGCCTATTACAAGCTGCTCGGCAAAACCGTCAACGGCGTGTTGCGCGGCGCCGGCCGCACCAAGCAGAGCGTGGCCGATTCCAGCTTCGACGCCTGGGGCAAATACTATCGCCAGGACGAGAACGCGCCGAACGCCATCGTCAGCTACTACACCAAGGGTTCGCTGATCGGCCTGGCCCTGGACCTGACCATCCGCGCCAAGAGCGCCGGCAAGCGCTCGCTGGACGATATCATGCTGGCCCTGTGGCAGCGCTATGGCCGCGACTTCTACCAGGGCGGCGCGCGCGGCGTGACCCCGGCCGAAGTGGAAGCCCTGTTCGACGAAATCAGCGGCATGAAGCTGAAGCCCTTCTTCGAGCGCTATATCCGTGGCACCGAAGACCTGCCGCTGGCCAAGCTGCTGGCACCGTTCGGCGTCAAATACAGCGATGAACGCAAGCGCAGCAAGCCTAGCCTGGACGTGAACATCGGCCGCGACGGCGCCGATTGCAAGCTGGCCAGCGTGCATGAAGGCGGCGCGGCGCACCGCGCCGGCCTGTCGGCGGGCGACTTGCTGGTGGCGGTCGATGGCCTGCGTGTAACCGGTAGCCCAGCCAATCTGGAAGGCCTGCTGGCGCGCTACAAGGTCGGCGAGACGGTGGAGGTCCATGCCTTCCGGCGCGACGAGCTGATGGCGTTCAGCGTGCAGCTCGAAGGCGACCGCGCGCCCGGCGTGAGCATTGCGGTGGACGAAACCAAAAAGAAAGGCACGGGACCGAAGCGTCCGACGGCAGTGTAA
- a CDS encoding NTP transferase domain-containing protein, which produces MSIVGILLAAGRGCRFDPAGARNKLLQALPPDAAAPGEASRHASVLEASARNMLAALPRVVAVVRPEDEESAALLHGLGCEVSLCPQAALGMAASLVHGLRQAPQADGWVLALGDMPYVKPATIAALAHTVERGADIAAPIYQGRRGNPIAFGRRHLPLLLALEGDQGARAIVKNFPVNEVVVEDSGILLDIDTPSDLL; this is translated from the coding sequence GTGAGCATCGTCGGCATTCTGCTGGCGGCCGGGCGGGGCTGCCGCTTCGATCCGGCCGGTGCGCGCAACAAGCTGCTGCAAGCCTTGCCTCCCGACGCTGCCGCGCCCGGCGAGGCTTCCCGCCATGCCAGCGTGCTGGAAGCCAGCGCGCGAAACATGCTTGCCGCACTGCCGCGCGTGGTCGCGGTGGTGCGTCCCGAAGATGAAGAAAGCGCCGCCCTGCTGCATGGCCTGGGCTGCGAAGTAAGCCTTTGCCCGCAAGCCGCCCTGGGCATGGCCGCCTCGCTGGTGCATGGCTTGCGCCAGGCGCCGCAGGCCGACGGCTGGGTGCTGGCGCTGGGCGATATGCCTTATGTGAAGCCTGCCACCATCGCCGCGCTGGCGCACACGGTGGAGCGGGGCGCCGATATCGCCGCCCCCATCTATCAAGGCCGGCGCGGCAATCCCATCGCTTTCGGCCGCCGCCATCTGCCGCTGCTGCTGGCGCTGGAAGGCGATCAGGGCGCGCGCGCCATCGTCAAGAATTTTCCTGTCAATGAAGTGGTGGTGGAAGATTCCGGCATACTGCTGGATATCGACACCCCATCCGACCTACTATGA